A part of Eschrichtius robustus isolate mEscRob2 chromosome 20, mEscRob2.pri, whole genome shotgun sequence genomic DNA contains:
- the TRAF4 gene encoding TNF receptor-associated factor 4 isoform X2 — translation MPGFDYKFLEKPKRRLLCPLCGKPMREPVQVSTCGHRFCDTCLQEFLSEGVFKCPEDQLPLDYAKIYPDPELEVQVLGLPIRCIHSEEGCRWSGPLRHLQGHLNTCSFNVVPCPNRCPAKLSRRDLPAHLQHDCPKRRLKCEFCGCDFSGEAFESHEGVCPQESVYCENKCGARMMRRLLAQHATSECPKRTQPCTYCTKEFVFDTIQSHQYQCPRLPVPCPNQCGVGTMAREDLPGHLKDSCSTALVLCPFKDSGCKHRCPKLAMARHVEESVKPHLAMMCALVSRQRQELQELRRELEELSVGSDGVLIWKIGSYGRRLQEAKAKPNLECFSPAFYTHKYGYKLQVSAFLNGNGSGEGTHLSLYIRVLPGAFDNLLEWPFARRVTFSLLDQSDPGLAKPQHVTETFHPDPNWKNFQKPGTWRGSLDESSLGFGYPKFISHQDIRKRNYVRDDAVFIRASVELPRKILS, via the exons ATGCCCGGCTTTGACTACAAGTTCTTGGAGAAGCCCAAGCGTCGGCTGCTGTGCCCGCTGTGCGGGAAGCCCATGCGCGAGCCCGTGCAAGTTTCTACCTGCGGCCACCGCTTCTGCGACACCTGCCTGCAGGAGTTCCTCAG TGAAGGAGTCTTCAAGTGCCCTGAGGATCAACTTCCTCTGGACTATGCCAAG ATCTACCCAGACCCAGAGCTGGAGGTACAGGTACTGGGCCTGCCTATCCGCTGCATCCACAGTGAGGAGGGCTGCCGCTGGAGTGGGCCACTTCGCCACCTACAG GGCCACCTGAATACCTGCAGCTTCAACGTTGTCCCCTGCCCCAACCGCTGCCCCGCCAAGCTGAGCCGCCGGGATCTGCCCGCGCACCTGCAGCACGACTGCCCCAAGCGGCGACTCAAGTGCGAGTTCTGTGGCTGTGACTTCAGCGGGGAGGCCTTTGAG AGCCATGAAGGTGTGTGCCCGCAAGAGAGTGTGTACTGTGAGAACAAGTGTGGTGCCCGCATGATGCGGCGGCTCCTGGCCCAGCATGCCACCTCTGAGTGCCCCAAGCGCACCCAGCCTTGCACTTACTGCACCAAGGAGTTTGTCTTTGACACCATCCAG AGCCACCAGTACCAGTGCCCGAGGCTACCTGTGCCGTGCCCCAACCAGTGTGGCGTGGGCACCATGGCTCGGGAGGATCTGCCGGGCCACCTCAAGGACAGCTGTAGCACTGCCCTGGTGCTGTGCCCATTCAAAGACTCCGGCTGCAAGCACAGG TGCCCTAAGCTGGCAATGGCACGGCACGTGGAGGAGAGCGTGAAGCCACATCTGGCCATGATGTGTGCCCTGGTGAGCCGGCAACGGCAAGAGCTGCAGGAGCTGCGACGAGAGCTGGAGGAGCTGTCCGTGGGCAGTGATGGCGTGCTCATCTGGAAGATTGGCAGTTACGGGCGACGGCTACAGGAGGCCAAAGCCAAGCCCAACCTCGAGTGCTTCAGCCCCGCCTTCTACACGCATAAGTATGGCTACAAGCTGCAGGTGTCTGCATTCCTCAATGGCAATGGCAGTGGTGAGGGCACACATCTCTCGCTCTACATTCGCGTGCTGCCAGGTGCCTTTGACAATCTCCTTGAGTGGCCCTTTGCCCGCCGCGTCACCTTCTCCCTGCTGGATCAGAGCGACCCTGGGCTGGCTAAGCCACAGCATGTCACTGAGACCTTTCACCCTGACCCAAACTGGAAGAATTTCCAAAAACCAGGCACTTGGCGGGGCTCCCTGGATGAGAGTTCTCTGGGGTTTGGTTACCCCAAGTTCATCTCCCACCAGGATATCCGCAAGCGAAACTATGTGCGGGATGATGCAGTCTTCATCCGTGCCTCTGTTGAATTGCCCCGAAAGATCCTCAGCTGA
- the TRAF4 gene encoding TNF receptor-associated factor 4 isoform X1, translating to MPGFDYKFLEKPKRRLLCPLCGKPMREPVQVSTCGHRFCDTCLQEFLSEGVFKCPEDQLPLDYAKIYPDPELEVQVLGLPIRCIHSEEGCRWSGPLRHLQGHLNTCSFNVVPCPNRCPAKLSRRDLPAHLQHDCPKRRLKCEFCGCDFSGEAFESHEGVCPQESVYCENKCGARMMRRLLAQHATSECPKRTQPCTYCTKEFVFDTIQSHQYQCPRLPVPCPNQCGVGTMAREDLPGHLKDSCSTALVLCPFKDSGCKHRCPKLAMARHVEESVKPHLAMMCALVSRQRQELQELRRELEELSVGSDGVLIWKIGSYGRRLQEAKAKPNLECFSPAFYTHKYGYKLQVSAFLNGNGSDKKFSHQYSTLKKIQTTKRATSRATDHFHLPEVLKFQNVREGWRRLWGGGKETTYHTTYYFHLPEVLKFQNVREGWRRLWGRGEGNHLSHHLLLPPARGPQIPKCSRRLEKAVG from the exons ATGCCCGGCTTTGACTACAAGTTCTTGGAGAAGCCCAAGCGTCGGCTGCTGTGCCCGCTGTGCGGGAAGCCCATGCGCGAGCCCGTGCAAGTTTCTACCTGCGGCCACCGCTTCTGCGACACCTGCCTGCAGGAGTTCCTCAG TGAAGGAGTCTTCAAGTGCCCTGAGGATCAACTTCCTCTGGACTATGCCAAG ATCTACCCAGACCCAGAGCTGGAGGTACAGGTACTGGGCCTGCCTATCCGCTGCATCCACAGTGAGGAGGGCTGCCGCTGGAGTGGGCCACTTCGCCACCTACAG GGCCACCTGAATACCTGCAGCTTCAACGTTGTCCCCTGCCCCAACCGCTGCCCCGCCAAGCTGAGCCGCCGGGATCTGCCCGCGCACCTGCAGCACGACTGCCCCAAGCGGCGACTCAAGTGCGAGTTCTGTGGCTGTGACTTCAGCGGGGAGGCCTTTGAG AGCCATGAAGGTGTGTGCCCGCAAGAGAGTGTGTACTGTGAGAACAAGTGTGGTGCCCGCATGATGCGGCGGCTCCTGGCCCAGCATGCCACCTCTGAGTGCCCCAAGCGCACCCAGCCTTGCACTTACTGCACCAAGGAGTTTGTCTTTGACACCATCCAG AGCCACCAGTACCAGTGCCCGAGGCTACCTGTGCCGTGCCCCAACCAGTGTGGCGTGGGCACCATGGCTCGGGAGGATCTGCCGGGCCACCTCAAGGACAGCTGTAGCACTGCCCTGGTGCTGTGCCCATTCAAAGACTCCGGCTGCAAGCACAGG TGCCCTAAGCTGGCAATGGCACGGCACGTGGAGGAGAGCGTGAAGCCACATCTGGCCATGATGTGTGCCCTGGTGAGCCGGCAACGGCAAGAGCTGCAGGAGCTGCGACGAGAGCTGGAGGAGCTGTCCGTGGGCAGTGATGGCGTGCTCATCTGGAAGATTGGCAGTTACGGGCGACGGCTACAGGAGGCCAAAGCCAAGCCCAACCTCGAGTGCTTCAGCCCCGCCTTCTACACGCATAAGTATGGCTACAAGCTGCAGGTGTCTGCATTCCTCAATGGCAATGGCAGTG acAAAAAGTTCTCCCATCAGTACTCAACCCTTAAGAAGATTCAAACCACCAAGAGGGCCACTTCTCGTGCTACAGATCACTTCCACCTGCCAGAAGTCCTCAAATTCCAAAATGTTCGAGAAGGTTGGAGAAggttgtggggtggggggaaggaaacCACCTATCACACCACCTATTACTTCCACCTGCCAGAGGTCCTCAAATTCCAAAATGTTCGAGAAGGTTGGAGAAGGCTGTGGGGTAGGGGGGAAGGAAACCACCTATCACACCACCTATTACTTCCACCTGCCAGAGGTCCTCAAATTCCAAAATGTTCGAGAAGGTTGGAGAAGGCTGTGGGGTAG
- the FAM222B gene encoding protein FAM222B, with protein MLACLPGPGDLSFQLLSHTQMNTGLQKWDTTQKMRTAHYPTPAELDAYAKKVANNPLTIKIFPNSVKVPQRKHVRRTVNGLDTSAQRYSPYPTQAATKAGLLAIVKVPAKSILKDFDGTRARLLPEAIMNPPVAPYATVAPSTLAHPQAQALARQQALQHAQTLAHAPPQTLQHPQGIPPPPALSHPQSLQQPQGLGHPQPMAQTQGLVHPQALSHQGLQHLPTPLLHGGRKMPDSDAPPNVTVSTSTIPLSMAATLQHSQPPDLSSIVHQINQFCQTRAGISTTSVCEGQIANPSPISRSLLINASTRVSTHGVPTPMPSCVVNPMEHTHAAAAALPAAGPVNLPTGISRAPTGYPSDLKPVAWNQHQLAHLQQMCSEAGGTPAPGLTGKHAAGRELAGPGFVGKAPAYPQELCLAQAFHLKPPLEKPTPSPPVNGLAAPLAYPNGHYFQPLWNNILPTPNSDSSGSQDLAMPFHSGQPAGAPLDCAAAAAGAHYRAGTGGGPVASQNSLVQTLDYLSGDFPQACFRDQSLAMLSKAHRAPGSRAPDPTDSRNLHIQHPGYR; from the coding sequence GGGACACTACACAGAAAATGAGAACTGCTCACTATCCTACCCCAGCCGAATTGGACGCGTATGCTAAGAAGGTCGCAAACAACCCACTGACTATAAAAATCTTCCCCAACAGTGTGAAGGTTCCCCAGCGGAAACACGTTCGTCGTACTGTGAACGGCCTCGACACATCAGCCCAGCGCTACAGCCCTTACCCGACTCAGGCTGCCACCAAGGCAGGCCTGCTTGCCATTGTCAAAGTGCCAGCCAAAAGCATACTCAAGGACTTTGACGGCACCCGAGCCCGGTTGCTCCCTGAGGCCATCATGAACCCCCCAGTGGCGCCCTATGCTACTGTGGCACCCAGCACTTTAgcccacccccaggcccaggcTCTGGCCCGCCAGCAGGCCCTGCAGCATGCACAGACCCTGGCCCATGCCCCTCCCCAGACGCTGCAGCACCCTCAGGGTATCCCGCCACCCCCGGCGCTGTCccaccctcagagcctccagcagCCTCAGGGCCTGGGCCACCCTCAGCCCATGGCCCAAACCCAGGGCTTGGTCCACCCTCAGGCCCTGTCTCACCAGGGTCTCCAGCACCTCCCCACTCCCTTGCTGCACGGAGGCCGGAAGATGCCAGACTCAGACGCCCCCCCGAATGTGACCGTGTCTACCTCAACTATCCCCCTTTCCATGGCGGCCACCCTGCAGCACAGCCAGCCCCCGGACCTGAGCAGCATCGTGCACCAGATCAACCAGTTTTGCCAGACGAGGGCAGGCATCAGCACTACCTCAGTGTGTGAGGGCCAGATCGCCAACCCCAGCCCCATTAGTCGCAGTCTGCTCATCAATGCAAGCACTCGGGTGTCGACCCACGGCGTCCCCACACCAATGCCTTCATGTGTGGTCAATCCCATGGAGCACACCCACGCGGCCGCAGCCGCATTGCCCGCTGCAGGCCCTGTCAACCTGCCCACGGGCATCTCTCGAGCCCCCACTGGCTACCCTAGCGACCTCAAGCCAGTCGCCTGGAACCAGCACCAGCTGGCCCACCTACAGCAGATGTGCAGTGAGGCCGGCGGGACGCCGGCCCCTGGCCTGACAGGCAAGCATGCGGCAGGACGCGAGTTGGCAGGGCCTGGCTTTGTGGGCAAGGCCCCTGCCTACCCGCAGGAACTCTGCCTGGCGCAGGCTTTCCATCTGAAGCCACCCCTGGAGAAGCCAACCCCATCCCCACCAGTCAACGGCCTGGCAGCCCCACTGGCCTACCCCAATGGTCACTACTTCCAGCCCCTGTGGAACAACATTCTGCCCACTCCCAATAGCGACAGCTCGGGGTCTCAGGACCTCGCCATGCCGTTCCACAGTGGGCAGCCTGCGGGCGCACCACTCGACTGCGCGGCGGCAGCGGCTGGGGCCCACTACCGGGCAGGGACCGGGGGCGGTCCGGTGGCAAGTCAGAACAGCCTGGTGCAGACACTGGATTACCTAAGCGGGGATTTCCCGCAGGCCTGCTTCCGAGACCAGAGCCTGGCCATGCTGAGCAAGGCCCACCGAGCCCCTGGCAGCCGAGCCCCTGATCCCACAGATAGTCGAAATCTTCATATTCAGCACCCTGGGTATAGATAG
- the NEK8 gene encoding serine/threonine-protein kinase Nek8 isoform X2, with protein MEKYERIRVVGRGAFGIVHLCLRKADQKLVIIKQIPVEQMTKEERQAAQNECQVLKLLNHPNVIEYYENFLEDKALMIAMEYAPGGTLAEFIQKRCNSLLEEETILHFFVQILLALHHVHTHLILHRDLKTQNILLDKHRMVVKIGDFGISKILSSKSKAYTVVGTPCYISPELCEGKPYNQKSDIWALGCVLYELASLKRAFEAANLPALVLKIMSGTFAPISDRYSPELRQLVLSLLSLEPAQRPPLSHIMAQPLCIRALLNLHTDLGSVRMRRAEKPLATGPPMAPGSTGGRTTSGRCRGVPRGPARPAIPPPLSSVYAWGGGLSVPLRLPMLNTEVVQVAAGRTQKAGVTRSGRLILWEAPPLGAGGGALLPGAVEQQQPQFVSRFLEGQSGVTIKHVACGDLFTACLTDRGIIMTFGSGSNGCLGHGSLNDISQPTIVEALLGYEMVQVACGASHVLALSTERELFAWGRGDGGRLGLGTRESHSCPQQVPMPPGQEAQRVVCGIDSSMILTVPGQALACGSNRFNKLGLDHLSLGEEPAPHQQVEEALSFTPLGSAPLEREPLLSVDLGTAHSAAVTASGDCYTFGSNQHGQLGTIARRVSRVPCQVQGLQGIKIAMVACGDAFTVAIGAESEVYSWGKGARGRLGRRDEDAGLPRPVQLDETHPYTVTSVSCCHGNTLLAIRLTDEPVPP; from the exons GATTGTTCATCTGTGCCTTCGCAAGGCTGACCAGAAGCTGGTGATCATCAAGCAGATCCCAGTGGAGCAGATGACCAAGGAAGAGAGGCAGGCAGCCCAGAATGAGTGCCAGGTCCTCAAGCTGCTCAACCACCCCAATGTCATTGAGTACTACGAGAACTTCCTGGAGGACAAGGCTCTCATGATCGCCATGGAATATGCACCAG GTGGCACCCTGGCTGAGTTCATCCAGAAGCGCTGTAATTCCCTGCTGGAGGAGGAGACCATCCTGCACTTCTTTGTGCAGATCCTGCTGGCGCTGCATCATGTGCACACCCACCTCATCCTGCACCGGGACCTCAAGACCCAAAACATCCTTCTAGACAAACACCGCATGGTCGTCAAGATTGGTGACTTCGGCATCTCCAAGATCCTTAGCAGCAAGAGCAAGGCCTACACG GTGGTGGGTACTCCATGCTACATTTCCCCTGAACTGTGTGAGGGCAAGCCCTACAACCAGAAGAGTGACATCTGGGCCCTGGGCTGTGTCCTATATGAGCTGGCCAGCCTCAAGAGGGCCTTTGAGGCTGCG AACCTGCCGGCGCTGGTGCTGAAGATCATGAGCGGCACCTTTGCGCCCATCTCTGACCGGTACAGCCCTGAGCTGCGCCAGCTGGTTCTGAGTCTGCTCAGCCTGGAGCCTGCACAGCGGCCCCCGCTCAGCCACATCATGGCGCAGCCCCTCTGCATCCGGGCGCTCCTCAACCTCCACACCGACCTGGGCAGCGTCCGCATGCGGAG GGCAGAGAAGCCCCTGGCCACCGGGCCACCCATGGCCCCCGGCAGCACAGGGGGCAGGACCACCAGTGGCCGTTGCAGAG GTGTCCCCCGGGGACCTGCCCGGCCGGCCATTCCGCCGCCGCTGTCATCGGTGTACGCGTGGGGTGGCGGGCTCAGTGTGCCGCTGCGGCTGCCAATGCTCAACACAGAGGTGGTCCAGGTGGCAGCGGGGCGCACGCAGAAGGCTGGCGTCACGCGCTCCGGGCGCCTCATACTTTGGGAG GCCCCGCCCCTAGGCGCTGGAGGGGGCGCCCTCCTCCCTGGGGCGGTggagcagcagcagccccagttcGTCTCCCGTTTCCTGGAGGGCCAGTCGGGTGTGACTATCAAGCACGTGGCCTGTGGGGACCTCTTCACGGCCTGCCTGACTG ACCGAGGCATCAtcatgacctttggcagtggcAGCAATGGGTGCCTAGGCCATGGCAGCCTCAATGATATCAGCCAG CCCACCATTGTGGAGGCCCTGCTGGGCTATGAGATGGTGCAGGTGGCCTGTGGGGCGTCTCATGTGCTGGCCTTGTCCACTGAGCGAGAACTATTTGCCTGGGGCCGCGGAGATGGTG GCCGGCTGGGACTGGGCACCAGGGAGTCCCACAGCTGCCCCCAGCAGGTACCCATGCCCCCAGGACAGGAAGCCCAGCGGGTTGTATGTGGCATTGACTCCTCCATGATCCTCACTGTGCCCGGCCAAGCCCTGGCGTGTGGGAGCAACAG GTTCAACAAGCTGGGCCTGGACCATCTCTCCCTAGGGGAGGAGCCTGCCCCACACCAGCAGGTGGAGGAGGCCCTGAGCTTCACACCACTAGGTTCTGCACCCCTGGAGCGGGAGCCCCTGCTGAGCGTGGACCTGGGCACTGCTCATTCAGCTGCTGTAACTG cCTCTGGTGACTGCTACACATTTGGCAGCAATCAGCATGGGCAGTTGGGTACCATCGCTCGCCGGGTCAGCCGGGTACCTTGTCAAGTCCAAGGCCTCCAGGGAATCAAGATAGCAATGGTGGCCTGTGGGGATGCCTTCACTGTGGCCATTGGGGCAG AAAGTGAAGTGTACTCTTGGGGCAAAGGGGCCCGAGGTCGACTGGGAAGGAGGGATGAGGATGCTGGACTCCCTAGGCCAgtgcagctggatgagacacaccCCTACACAGTGACTTCTGTGTCCTGTTGCCATGGAAACACTCTCCTGGCTATCCGCC TCACAGATGAGCCAGTCCCCCCTTGA
- the NEK8 gene encoding serine/threonine-protein kinase Nek8 isoform X1: MEKYERIRVVGRGAFGIVHLCLRKADQKLVIIKQIPVEQMTKEERQAAQNECQVLKLLNHPNVIEYYENFLEDKALMIAMEYAPGGTLAEFIQKRCNSLLEEETILHFFVQILLALHHVHTHLILHRDLKTQNILLDKHRMVVKIGDFGISKILSSKSKAYTVVGTPCYISPELCEGKPYNQKSDIWALGCVLYELASLKRAFEAANLPALVLKIMSGTFAPISDRYSPELRQLVLSLLSLEPAQRPPLSHIMAQPLCIRALLNLHTDLGSVRMRRAEKPLATGPPMAPGSTGGRTTSGRCRGVPRGPARPAIPPPLSSVYAWGGGLSVPLRLPMLNTEVVQVAAGRTQKAGVTRSGRLILWEAPPLGAGGGALLPGAVEQQQPQFVSRFLEGQSGVTIKHVACGDLFTACLTDRGIIMTFGSGSNGCLGHGSLNDISQPTIVEALLGYEMVQVACGASHVLALSTERELFAWGRGDGGRLGLGTRESHSCPQQVPMPPGQEAQRVVCGIDSSMILTVPGQALACGSNRFNKLGLDHLSLGEEPAPHQQVEEALSFTPLGSAPLEREPLLSVDLGTAHSAAVTASGDCYTFGSNQHGQLGTIARRVSRVPCQVQGLQGIKIAMVACGDAFTVAIGAESEVYSWGKGARGRLGRRDEDAGLPRPVQLDETHPYTVTSVSCCHGNTLLAIRPVTDEPVPP, from the exons GATTGTTCATCTGTGCCTTCGCAAGGCTGACCAGAAGCTGGTGATCATCAAGCAGATCCCAGTGGAGCAGATGACCAAGGAAGAGAGGCAGGCAGCCCAGAATGAGTGCCAGGTCCTCAAGCTGCTCAACCACCCCAATGTCATTGAGTACTACGAGAACTTCCTGGAGGACAAGGCTCTCATGATCGCCATGGAATATGCACCAG GTGGCACCCTGGCTGAGTTCATCCAGAAGCGCTGTAATTCCCTGCTGGAGGAGGAGACCATCCTGCACTTCTTTGTGCAGATCCTGCTGGCGCTGCATCATGTGCACACCCACCTCATCCTGCACCGGGACCTCAAGACCCAAAACATCCTTCTAGACAAACACCGCATGGTCGTCAAGATTGGTGACTTCGGCATCTCCAAGATCCTTAGCAGCAAGAGCAAGGCCTACACG GTGGTGGGTACTCCATGCTACATTTCCCCTGAACTGTGTGAGGGCAAGCCCTACAACCAGAAGAGTGACATCTGGGCCCTGGGCTGTGTCCTATATGAGCTGGCCAGCCTCAAGAGGGCCTTTGAGGCTGCG AACCTGCCGGCGCTGGTGCTGAAGATCATGAGCGGCACCTTTGCGCCCATCTCTGACCGGTACAGCCCTGAGCTGCGCCAGCTGGTTCTGAGTCTGCTCAGCCTGGAGCCTGCACAGCGGCCCCCGCTCAGCCACATCATGGCGCAGCCCCTCTGCATCCGGGCGCTCCTCAACCTCCACACCGACCTGGGCAGCGTCCGCATGCGGAG GGCAGAGAAGCCCCTGGCCACCGGGCCACCCATGGCCCCCGGCAGCACAGGGGGCAGGACCACCAGTGGCCGTTGCAGAG GTGTCCCCCGGGGACCTGCCCGGCCGGCCATTCCGCCGCCGCTGTCATCGGTGTACGCGTGGGGTGGCGGGCTCAGTGTGCCGCTGCGGCTGCCAATGCTCAACACAGAGGTGGTCCAGGTGGCAGCGGGGCGCACGCAGAAGGCTGGCGTCACGCGCTCCGGGCGCCTCATACTTTGGGAG GCCCCGCCCCTAGGCGCTGGAGGGGGCGCCCTCCTCCCTGGGGCGGTggagcagcagcagccccagttcGTCTCCCGTTTCCTGGAGGGCCAGTCGGGTGTGACTATCAAGCACGTGGCCTGTGGGGACCTCTTCACGGCCTGCCTGACTG ACCGAGGCATCAtcatgacctttggcagtggcAGCAATGGGTGCCTAGGCCATGGCAGCCTCAATGATATCAGCCAG CCCACCATTGTGGAGGCCCTGCTGGGCTATGAGATGGTGCAGGTGGCCTGTGGGGCGTCTCATGTGCTGGCCTTGTCCACTGAGCGAGAACTATTTGCCTGGGGCCGCGGAGATGGTG GCCGGCTGGGACTGGGCACCAGGGAGTCCCACAGCTGCCCCCAGCAGGTACCCATGCCCCCAGGACAGGAAGCCCAGCGGGTTGTATGTGGCATTGACTCCTCCATGATCCTCACTGTGCCCGGCCAAGCCCTGGCGTGTGGGAGCAACAG GTTCAACAAGCTGGGCCTGGACCATCTCTCCCTAGGGGAGGAGCCTGCCCCACACCAGCAGGTGGAGGAGGCCCTGAGCTTCACACCACTAGGTTCTGCACCCCTGGAGCGGGAGCCCCTGCTGAGCGTGGACCTGGGCACTGCTCATTCAGCTGCTGTAACTG cCTCTGGTGACTGCTACACATTTGGCAGCAATCAGCATGGGCAGTTGGGTACCATCGCTCGCCGGGTCAGCCGGGTACCTTGTCAAGTCCAAGGCCTCCAGGGAATCAAGATAGCAATGGTGGCCTGTGGGGATGCCTTCACTGTGGCCATTGGGGCAG AAAGTGAAGTGTACTCTTGGGGCAAAGGGGCCCGAGGTCGACTGGGAAGGAGGGATGAGGATGCTGGACTCCCTAGGCCAgtgcagctggatgagacacaccCCTACACAGTGACTTCTGTGTCCTGTTGCCATGGAAACACTCTCCTGGCTATCCGCC CAGTCACAGATGAGCCAGTCCCCCCTTGA
- the NEK8 gene encoding serine/threonine-protein kinase Nek8 isoform X3, with amino-acid sequence MTKEERQAAQNECQVLKLLNHPNVIEYYENFLEDKALMIAMEYAPGGTLAEFIQKRCNSLLEEETILHFFVQILLALHHVHTHLILHRDLKTQNILLDKHRMVVKIGDFGISKILSSKSKAYTVVGTPCYISPELCEGKPYNQKSDIWALGCVLYELASLKRAFEAANLPALVLKIMSGTFAPISDRYSPELRQLVLSLLSLEPAQRPPLSHIMAQPLCIRALLNLHTDLGSVRMRRAEKPLATGPPMAPGSTGGRTTSGRCRGVPRGPARPAIPPPLSSVYAWGGGLSVPLRLPMLNTEVVQVAAGRTQKAGVTRSGRLILWEAPPLGAGGGALLPGAVEQQQPQFVSRFLEGQSGVTIKHVACGDLFTACLTDRGIIMTFGSGSNGCLGHGSLNDISQPTIVEALLGYEMVQVACGASHVLALSTERELFAWGRGDGGRLGLGTRESHSCPQQVPMPPGQEAQRVVCGIDSSMILTVPGQALACGSNRFNKLGLDHLSLGEEPAPHQQVEEALSFTPLGSAPLEREPLLSVDLGTAHSAAVTASGDCYTFGSNQHGQLGTIARRVSRVPCQVQGLQGIKIAMVACGDAFTVAIGAESEVYSWGKGARGRLGRRDEDAGLPRPVQLDETHPYTVTSVSCCHGNTLLAIRPVTDEPVPP; translated from the exons ATGACCAAGGAAGAGAGGCAGGCAGCCCAGAATGAGTGCCAGGTCCTCAAGCTGCTCAACCACCCCAATGTCATTGAGTACTACGAGAACTTCCTGGAGGACAAGGCTCTCATGATCGCCATGGAATATGCACCAG GTGGCACCCTGGCTGAGTTCATCCAGAAGCGCTGTAATTCCCTGCTGGAGGAGGAGACCATCCTGCACTTCTTTGTGCAGATCCTGCTGGCGCTGCATCATGTGCACACCCACCTCATCCTGCACCGGGACCTCAAGACCCAAAACATCCTTCTAGACAAACACCGCATGGTCGTCAAGATTGGTGACTTCGGCATCTCCAAGATCCTTAGCAGCAAGAGCAAGGCCTACACG GTGGTGGGTACTCCATGCTACATTTCCCCTGAACTGTGTGAGGGCAAGCCCTACAACCAGAAGAGTGACATCTGGGCCCTGGGCTGTGTCCTATATGAGCTGGCCAGCCTCAAGAGGGCCTTTGAGGCTGCG AACCTGCCGGCGCTGGTGCTGAAGATCATGAGCGGCACCTTTGCGCCCATCTCTGACCGGTACAGCCCTGAGCTGCGCCAGCTGGTTCTGAGTCTGCTCAGCCTGGAGCCTGCACAGCGGCCCCCGCTCAGCCACATCATGGCGCAGCCCCTCTGCATCCGGGCGCTCCTCAACCTCCACACCGACCTGGGCAGCGTCCGCATGCGGAG GGCAGAGAAGCCCCTGGCCACCGGGCCACCCATGGCCCCCGGCAGCACAGGGGGCAGGACCACCAGTGGCCGTTGCAGAG GTGTCCCCCGGGGACCTGCCCGGCCGGCCATTCCGCCGCCGCTGTCATCGGTGTACGCGTGGGGTGGCGGGCTCAGTGTGCCGCTGCGGCTGCCAATGCTCAACACAGAGGTGGTCCAGGTGGCAGCGGGGCGCACGCAGAAGGCTGGCGTCACGCGCTCCGGGCGCCTCATACTTTGGGAG GCCCCGCCCCTAGGCGCTGGAGGGGGCGCCCTCCTCCCTGGGGCGGTggagcagcagcagccccagttcGTCTCCCGTTTCCTGGAGGGCCAGTCGGGTGTGACTATCAAGCACGTGGCCTGTGGGGACCTCTTCACGGCCTGCCTGACTG ACCGAGGCATCAtcatgacctttggcagtggcAGCAATGGGTGCCTAGGCCATGGCAGCCTCAATGATATCAGCCAG CCCACCATTGTGGAGGCCCTGCTGGGCTATGAGATGGTGCAGGTGGCCTGTGGGGCGTCTCATGTGCTGGCCTTGTCCACTGAGCGAGAACTATTTGCCTGGGGCCGCGGAGATGGTG GCCGGCTGGGACTGGGCACCAGGGAGTCCCACAGCTGCCCCCAGCAGGTACCCATGCCCCCAGGACAGGAAGCCCAGCGGGTTGTATGTGGCATTGACTCCTCCATGATCCTCACTGTGCCCGGCCAAGCCCTGGCGTGTGGGAGCAACAG GTTCAACAAGCTGGGCCTGGACCATCTCTCCCTAGGGGAGGAGCCTGCCCCACACCAGCAGGTGGAGGAGGCCCTGAGCTTCACACCACTAGGTTCTGCACCCCTGGAGCGGGAGCCCCTGCTGAGCGTGGACCTGGGCACTGCTCATTCAGCTGCTGTAACTG cCTCTGGTGACTGCTACACATTTGGCAGCAATCAGCATGGGCAGTTGGGTACCATCGCTCGCCGGGTCAGCCGGGTACCTTGTCAAGTCCAAGGCCTCCAGGGAATCAAGATAGCAATGGTGGCCTGTGGGGATGCCTTCACTGTGGCCATTGGGGCAG AAAGTGAAGTGTACTCTTGGGGCAAAGGGGCCCGAGGTCGACTGGGAAGGAGGGATGAGGATGCTGGACTCCCTAGGCCAgtgcagctggatgagacacaccCCTACACAGTGACTTCTGTGTCCTGTTGCCATGGAAACACTCTCCTGGCTATCCGCC CAGTCACAGATGAGCCAGTCCCCCCTTGA